A genomic region of Runella rosea contains the following coding sequences:
- a CDS encoding TPM domain-containing protein has protein sequence MQNLPFSKTDQERIVAAIRNAEMATSGEVRVHIEQSCPETDVMERAKQVFAQLGMHQTALKNGVLFYLAFGDRKFAVLGDKEIDERVPAGFWDAIRDQMRAHFVKEAFSEGLSTGIEQAGQQLKKYFPRQDNDTNELSDDISFG, from the coding sequence AAAACTGATCAAGAGCGAATTGTCGCGGCTATCCGTAATGCTGAAATGGCCACTTCGGGAGAAGTGCGTGTTCATATTGAGCAATCCTGTCCCGAAACCGACGTGATGGAACGGGCTAAGCAGGTTTTTGCGCAATTGGGAATGCATCAAACGGCGTTGAAAAACGGTGTTTTGTTCTATCTGGCTTTTGGCGACCGTAAATTTGCTGTATTGGGAGACAAAGAAATCGACGAACGGGTTCCTGCAGGATTTTGGGATGCTATCCGCGACCAAATGCGTGCTCATTTTGTAAAAGAGGCTTTTTCGGAAGGGCTCAGTACGGGAATAGAACAAGCAGGACAACAGCTTAAAAAGTACTTCCCCCGTCAGGATAACGATACCAATGAGCTTTCAGATGATATTTCTTTTGGATAA
- a CDS encoding TPM domain-containing protein, with protein sequence MRQLLFILYFSFLTTGLWAQDIPEPMSPKRLVNDYVGMLNGTELNTLEQKLRTYNDSTSTQITVVVVKTTGDYPAGDYAFELGRRWGVGQKDKDNGLVLLWATQDRKIFIATGRGMEGAIPDVIAKRIIREVITPEFKAEMYYRGLDRGTDEIIKYATGEFKADPSDGEDGFSLGVIIFLIIVFVIIIIIFSRSNRGGGGMGNRGGGWIPYTTFSGWGSSSGNWGGGSSGGGSSFGGFGGGDFGGGGAGGDY encoded by the coding sequence ATGCGTCAACTCCTTTTTATTCTATATTTTTCGTTTTTAACCACTGGCCTTTGGGCGCAGGATATTCCTGAACCGATGTCGCCGAAGCGTTTGGTCAATGATTACGTCGGTATGCTCAACGGGACTGAGCTTAATACCCTTGAACAAAAACTTCGGACTTACAATGACTCAACTTCTACCCAAATTACTGTGGTGGTGGTAAAAACGACGGGCGATTATCCCGCTGGCGATTATGCCTTTGAATTAGGCCGCCGCTGGGGGGTAGGACAAAAAGACAAAGACAATGGCTTGGTGTTGCTATGGGCCACGCAAGACCGCAAGATTTTTATCGCAACGGGGCGGGGCATGGAAGGAGCTATTCCAGACGTGATTGCTAAACGAATTATTCGGGAAGTAATTACACCTGAATTTAAGGCTGAAATGTATTATCGCGGTCTAGATCGTGGCACCGATGAAATTATTAAATACGCTACCGGCGAGTTCAAAGCCGACCCCTCTGACGGCGAGGATGGATTTTCGTTGGGGGTAATTATCTTCCTGATTATCGTTTTTGTTATTATCATCATTATCTTCTCCCGTTCTAATCGCGGTGGCGGTGGAATGGGTAACCGTGGTGGCGGCTGGATTCCGTACACAACCTTTTCTGGCTGGGGAAGCTCCTCAGGAAATTGGGGTGGTGGCAGCAGTGGCGGTGGTAGCAGCTTTGGCGGATTTGGCGGCGGTGATTTCGGCGGCGGTGGTGCTGGCGGAGATTATTAG
- a CDS encoding NUDIX domain-containing protein, with amino-acid sequence MKVRPSALIIENNHVLLLRYNYSGNDVFALPGGNPDLGETLTQAVERELSEELGIETEIGEMLMAGEVLLSPAKEDVLHCIFRAQIVGGIPILNPAQTTALEVVWQPVVALAQLNLYPNVGSYIASMTGGYVGKIDQSFFG; translated from the coding sequence ATGAAAGTACGTCCTTCTGCTTTGATTATTGAAAACAACCACGTTTTATTATTACGCTACAATTACAGTGGCAACGATGTCTTTGCGTTACCTGGCGGAAATCCCGACCTAGGCGAAACGCTGACGCAAGCCGTTGAAAGAGAGCTGAGTGAAGAGCTGGGCATTGAAACCGAAATCGGAGAAATGCTCATGGCGGGAGAAGTGTTGCTATCACCCGCAAAAGAAGATGTGCTTCATTGTATTTTTCGGGCTCAAATCGTAGGAGGAATTCCAATCCTTAATCCTGCCCAAACAACGGCCCTTGAAGTGGTGTGGCAACCCGTGGTAGCTTTGGCGCAGCTGAATCTTTATCCTAATGTTGGTTCTTACATCGCTTCTATGACGGGCGGATACGTTGGAAAAATAGATCAGTCTTTTTTCGGATAA
- a CDS encoding sodium:solute symporter family protein — protein MLVFAICLYLSLNIAVGVWASRRIHTTEDFVLAGRKLPLVMATMVTFATWFGSETMMGAPSEFLEGGFLAVMEEPFGAALCLVLVGVFFARTFYRWNIITFCDFFLVRFGRTSEFVSAVMIIPSYFGWIAAQFVAMGIVGQVIFGLPLSTGIWVGALLVMVYTFMGGMWSVSITDFLHNIILIVGLIILAVILFTKAGGIAPVTSQQPVDFFRLTPKEVTFQSYAEYLAAWITIGLGSIPQQDIFQRVMASKDADTAVKSSILAGCMYLTVALLPLFIALAAKTLYPELMQENTALIIPNMVLKHTPLWIQILFFGALISALLSTSSGAILAPAAVLGENIVKPYFPKFNDQQLLTTMRIGVILVTLACIWIAQWRQDIFELVSESSAFSLVSLFVPLTFGLYWKRASAAGSLASMILGLSVWIVCEFVWHTTFPALLYGTSASLVGMIVGSYAYPKKD, from the coding sequence ATGCTCGTTTTTGCTATTTGTCTTTATCTATCCCTCAATATAGCAGTAGGCGTATGGGCTTCGCGCCGCATTCATACCACCGAAGATTTTGTACTGGCAGGCCGTAAGCTCCCCTTGGTGATGGCAACGATGGTCACATTTGCGACGTGGTTTGGTTCCGAAACCATGATGGGCGCCCCTTCGGAGTTTTTGGAAGGTGGTTTTCTGGCCGTTATGGAAGAGCCATTTGGGGCGGCGTTGTGTTTGGTGTTGGTCGGTGTTTTTTTCGCACGAACGTTTTACCGTTGGAACATCATCACCTTTTGCGATTTCTTTCTAGTGCGTTTTGGACGCACTTCCGAATTTGTGTCGGCCGTCATGATTATTCCTTCGTATTTTGGTTGGATTGCTGCCCAGTTTGTGGCAATGGGCATTGTAGGTCAGGTGATTTTTGGATTGCCTTTGAGCACTGGTATCTGGGTGGGTGCGTTGCTAGTCATGGTTTATACTTTCATGGGCGGAATGTGGTCGGTATCAATCACGGATTTTTTGCACAACATCATTCTCATTGTAGGGCTTATTATTTTAGCTGTTATTCTATTTACCAAAGCGGGGGGGATTGCGCCCGTAACGAGTCAACAACCAGTAGATTTTTTTCGACTTACACCCAAAGAAGTAACATTTCAAAGCTATGCAGAATACCTTGCGGCTTGGATTACCATCGGTCTTGGCTCCATTCCGCAGCAGGATATTTTCCAACGCGTGATGGCCTCCAAAGATGCCGATACGGCCGTAAAATCCTCAATATTGGCGGGATGTATGTACCTTACAGTAGCCCTATTACCCCTATTTATTGCCTTGGCTGCCAAAACGTTATATCCTGAATTAATGCAGGAAAATACCGCATTGATTATTCCTAATATGGTACTGAAACATACTCCACTTTGGATACAGATTTTATTCTTCGGGGCGTTGATTTCTGCATTGTTGAGTACGAGTAGCGGGGCCATCCTAGCCCCAGCGGCGGTATTGGGAGAAAATATTGTCAAACCTTATTTCCCCAAATTTAACGACCAACAGCTCCTGACCACGATGCGAATCGGCGTAATTTTGGTGACACTTGCCTGCATTTGGATCGCCCAATGGCGGCAAGATATTTTCGAATTGGTAAGTGAATCCTCCGCTTTCAGCTTGGTTTCGCTATTTGTTCCGCTAACGTTTGGATTGTACTGGAAACGAGCCAGCGCCGCTGGTAGTTTGGCCTCAATGATTCTGGGATTGAGCGTTTGGATTGTCTGTGAGTTTGTGTGGCACACTACTTTCCCTGCACTGCTCTACGGAACGTCGGCCAGTTTGGTCGGGATGATTGTGGGCTCGTACGCTTATCCGAAAAAAGACTGA
- a CDS encoding esterase family protein, producing the protein MYRELDGWHSPALNKHMEIATYGHYGFALLMIPTAASDYLEYERCRLIDSIGKSINEGKVKVFSVNSINTESWMNPHMNGRDKGIRHQQFNEYIYNEVIPYIKSKVGPHTPIIAAGASFGALHSANLYFRRPDLLNGVIAMSGCYDLTAYTKGHYDDNVYFNSPVHYLRNLKDEAYLSKYRSEGHIHIITGSGSYEDPDSSRYLSDILHSKGINHELDVWGQDIPHDWPSWQKMLPYYLETRF; encoded by the coding sequence ATGTATCGCGAATTAGACGGTTGGCACAGTCCGGCACTCAACAAACACATGGAAATTGCCACGTACGGGCATTATGGGTTTGCCCTTTTGATGATTCCTACGGCGGCATCAGATTACCTTGAATACGAGCGCTGTCGGCTCATCGACAGCATTGGTAAGTCTATCAATGAAGGAAAAGTGAAGGTGTTTTCGGTCAATAGCATCAATACCGAAAGCTGGATGAACCCGCACATGAATGGCCGTGATAAAGGTATTCGTCATCAGCAGTTCAATGAATACATTTACAACGAAGTAATTCCGTACATCAAAAGTAAAGTTGGGCCACATACTCCGATTATTGCAGCGGGGGCATCTTTTGGTGCTCTTCATTCGGCCAATCTTTATTTTCGTCGGCCCGACCTCCTCAATGGGGTGATTGCGATGAGTGGTTGCTATGACCTGACCGCCTATACCAAAGGGCATTACGACGACAATGTGTATTTTAATTCACCAGTACATTATTTACGCAATCTCAAAGATGAGGCGTATCTGTCCAAATACCGCTCTGAAGGGCATATTCATATCATAACGGGCTCGGGGAGTTATGAGGATCCAGATTCGTCACGTTATTTATCAGACATTCTTCATTCAAAAGGCATCAATCATGAACTGGATGTGTGGGGGCAGGATATTCCGCACGATTGGCCTTCATGGCAAAAAATGCTGCCATACTATTTAGAAACAAGATTTTGA
- a CDS encoding T9SS type B sorting domain-containing protein: MKRALILIGFLAFIKAQVLGQQVDCGNIGFESGTTLGWELTNGVVRIANAKLAYQNETTGSINARHYITSISDGFDPKITNEKIPMVAPGSTHSIRIGTNYSMGGGSFDRIKTSFLVTPENTLFQYQFALVLQNDNRHVDAQKSGFDINITDSNGEPLSCNSFGVQLQNAGTSEGFKTQGDIEYKNWTTGAIDLRNYIGRIIKIEVTAHGCTGREHFGYAYFDAQCVKSEVKVNTLCPDAQGYMMLNAPDGFGSYLWSNGEKTANARVKANLGEVYTVKISPLDKLDESCQLQLDYKIKYYQADTTIARTICEGEEVKVDGESFRTTGIHVKKILRTNVCDSTVRLNLTVIPAANHTQTVTICLGQSLKVGDSVYTKPGTYLTAVARPSGCDSMVTTRLIVEEMQFQIVGNPSITQGDSTRLEVQVEPAGAFSVQWSPPVGLACASCPATWVHPLKSTQYTVAVKNASQACQQSEKVNVFVLPCNIYIPDIFSPNNDQQNDVFYVYGNTCVKQIKEMAIYNRWGEIVFRNENFTFADPKQGWDGRYLGEIAEGGVYVYKIAVAFTNGETSNYTGSVLLVR; the protein is encoded by the coding sequence ATGAAAAGGGCATTGATATTGATTGGTTTTTTGGCGTTTATCAAAGCCCAGGTGCTGGGGCAGCAAGTGGACTGCGGCAACATTGGTTTTGAGTCAGGGACTACCTTGGGGTGGGAATTGACCAACGGCGTTGTACGGATTGCCAACGCAAAACTCGCCTATCAAAACGAAACGACGGGCTCGATAAATGCAAGACACTATATTACAAGCATCAGCGACGGATTTGACCCTAAGATTACCAACGAAAAAATTCCGATGGTGGCCCCGGGAAGCACACATTCCATCCGTATCGGTACCAACTATTCTATGGGTGGCGGTTCCTTTGACCGCATCAAAACGTCATTTCTCGTCACCCCCGAAAATACGCTTTTTCAATATCAGTTTGCCCTTGTGCTGCAAAATGATAATCGACACGTTGACGCCCAAAAATCAGGATTTGACATTAATATTACTGATAGTAACGGAGAGCCTCTTTCTTGTAATTCTTTTGGGGTTCAGTTGCAAAACGCAGGTACAAGCGAAGGATTTAAAACCCAAGGCGACATTGAATATAAAAACTGGACAACTGGGGCCATTGATTTACGCAATTACATAGGGCGAATCATTAAGATTGAAGTAACAGCCCACGGTTGTACGGGTAGGGAGCATTTTGGGTATGCGTATTTTGATGCTCAATGTGTAAAATCAGAGGTAAAAGTAAACACGCTTTGTCCTGATGCACAGGGATACATGATGTTGAATGCGCCCGATGGATTTGGGAGCTATCTTTGGAGTAATGGCGAAAAGACAGCGAATGCCCGGGTAAAAGCCAATTTGGGAGAAGTGTATACGGTCAAAATTTCCCCGTTGGATAAACTCGACGAAAGCTGCCAATTGCAACTGGATTACAAGATAAAGTATTACCAAGCCGATACCACCATTGCCCGAACGATTTGTGAGGGTGAAGAAGTCAAAGTAGACGGTGAAAGCTTTAGAACGACGGGCATTCACGTAAAAAAAATTCTCCGGACCAACGTATGCGATAGTACTGTCCGGCTGAATCTGACGGTGATTCCTGCGGCTAATCATACCCAAACCGTGACCATTTGTCTTGGGCAAAGCCTAAAAGTAGGGGATTCAGTATACACAAAACCGGGTACGTATCTGACGGCAGTGGCCCGGCCTTCGGGCTGCGACAGCATGGTGACTACGCGTTTGATTGTTGAAGAAATGCAGTTTCAAATCGTAGGAAATCCGTCCATTACCCAAGGCGACAGTACACGGCTGGAAGTACAGGTAGAGCCGGCAGGCGCATTCAGTGTACAATGGAGCCCGCCCGTCGGGCTGGCGTGTGCTAGTTGCCCTGCCACTTGGGTACATCCTTTGAAATCAACCCAATATACTGTTGCGGTCAAGAACGCAAGTCAGGCGTGTCAGCAATCAGAAAAAGTCAATGTATTTGTCTTGCCCTGTAATATTTACATTCCTGATATTTTTTCCCCTAACAATGACCAGCAAAACGACGTGTTTTACGTGTACGGTAACACCTGTGTTAAACAAATCAAAGAAATGGCGATTTATAACCGTTGGGGCGAAATCGTTTTTCGGAATGAAAATTTTACCTTCGCCGACCCCAAGCAGGGGTGGGATGGACGTTATTTAGGTGAAATTGCGGAAGGGGGAGTTTACGTTTATAAAATCGCCGTTGCGTTTACAAACGGTGAAACAAGCAATTATACGGGCTCAGTTTTGTTGGTGCGATGA
- a CDS encoding acyltransferase family protein, translated as MTSSHVPSLTGLRAFAALLVYIHHYNPFPESSFLYQLAREGYVGVTVFFVLSGFLITWNYADKLSSTADRKRFYLLRFARIVPLYWLLLTGLYVLQWFTKENETASFLVHFSNFLLLKGLNPSLVFSGIPQSWSLTVELCFYFLAPWCISLLAGRRWLVLALLYSSFILGLFVLYKSHLSFGSFYTIFGRLFEFGVGIYAALWLRKNQTPPAFQFKTIMAVGGAIGVVIGYVLAVYYGQFSVFYTEWLLYNLLLPVVIGFGLEGISTEKTFISSLLSHPLTQTLGKSSYAFYLIHIGPVAVVLQRYVSNNGLILLILLWIVSYGLYRWVEKPLYLLIIHAKAQRF; from the coding sequence ATGACCTCTTCCCACGTTCCTTCTCTGACTGGTTTACGCGCTTTTGCGGCTTTGTTGGTTTATATTCATCACTATAATCCGTTTCCTGAATCCTCTTTTTTATATCAGTTGGCGCGAGAAGGCTACGTGGGCGTAACCGTATTTTTTGTACTCAGCGGTTTTCTGATTACGTGGAATTATGCCGATAAACTAAGCTCTACTGCCGACCGAAAACGCTTTTATCTCCTGCGTTTTGCACGAATTGTGCCCCTGTATTGGCTGTTGCTGACGGGGCTTTATGTGCTTCAGTGGTTTACAAAAGAAAATGAAACGGCTTCTTTTTTAGTGCACTTTTCTAACTTTTTACTTCTCAAAGGGCTAAATCCATCCTTGGTTTTCAGCGGTATTCCCCAAAGTTGGTCATTGACGGTTGAACTATGCTTTTACTTCCTTGCGCCGTGGTGTATTTCTCTGTTGGCAGGGCGTCGGTGGTTGGTATTGGCTTTGCTGTATTCTTCCTTTATTTTGGGGCTGTTTGTGTTGTACAAAAGTCATCTGTCGTTTGGGAGTTTCTATACGATTTTTGGTCGTTTATTTGAATTTGGCGTTGGGATTTATGCGGCGCTGTGGCTACGAAAAAACCAAACTCCACCGGCATTTCAGTTCAAAACCATCATGGCGGTTGGGGGAGCAATTGGAGTGGTAATCGGCTACGTTTTAGCGGTTTATTATGGGCAATTTTCGGTTTTTTATACCGAATGGCTTTTGTATAATCTCCTGCTGCCCGTTGTTATCGGCTTTGGACTAGAGGGGATTTCTACGGAAAAAACCTTTATTAGCAGCTTGTTGTCGCATCCGTTGACTCAGACTTTGGGTAAATCTTCTTACGCATTTTATCTGATTCATATTGGGCCGGTCGCAGTAGTGCTACAGCGCTATGTTTCTAACAACGGCTTAATCCTGTTGATTTTGCTGTGGATTGTGTCATATGGACTGTACCGATGGGTAGAAAAGCCTTTGTACCTCTTGATTATTCACGCAAAGGCGCAGAGATTCTAA